A section of the Pediococcus inopinatus genome encodes:
- a CDS encoding IS30 family transposase codes for MKEVFVLVQEQLITSHVKGHHLTQIERGRIAGLLSAGKSARQIAAEIGVCHQTINNELKRGRIQQVKKLNGKEQYFSVYAPDTAQVRYQTNRQRCHRPLKFKFVTNFLAYFDDHFHQDDWSPDAAVGFAHQQHLFKRTEMVCTKTLYNYIDAQLLEIRNLDLVEKANRRTKHHWSNKHLRLAGKSIEERPKRVDKRKEFGHFEIDTVVGKRSGHESVLLTFTERKTRYDIVRLIEGKDADSVSYALKGICAEFGDLIKSVTADNGTEFTALNAVLDGVADIYYAHPYSSFERATNETHNRMIRRYLPKGHSLDTIGPKTVSMVESRLNQLPRRILKYQTPKEAFQIEAARIRKSCSA; via the coding sequence ATGAAAGAGGTTTTCGTCTTGGTGCAAGAACAGCTTATCACATCTCACGTAAAGGGTCATCATTTAACTCAAATTGAGCGAGGCAGAATTGCTGGCTTACTTTCTGCAGGCAAATCTGCTCGTCAAATTGCCGCTGAAATTGGTGTCTGTCATCAAACTATTAATAATGAGCTTAAGCGTGGCCGCATTCAACAGGTAAAGAAACTCAATGGTAAAGAACAGTACTTTAGCGTTTATGCGCCTGATACGGCCCAAGTTCGGTATCAAACGAATCGACAACGCTGTCATCGACCTCTAAAATTTAAATTTGTTACTAACTTTCTGGCTTACTTTGATGATCATTTCCACCAAGATGATTGGTCACCTGATGCAGCAGTCGGCTTCGCCCACCAACAACATCTGTTTAAGCGCACGGAGATGGTTTGTACGAAAACTCTCTACAACTATATCGATGCGCAATTGTTAGAGATCCGTAATCTTGATTTGGTGGAGAAGGCTAACCGTCGTACTAAACATCACTGGTCAAACAAGCATCTACGTTTAGCTGGTAAAAGTATTGAGGAACGTCCTAAAAGGGTCGACAAACGCAAGGAATTTGGCCACTTTGAGATTGATACTGTAGTTGGTAAACGAAGTGGACATGAAAGTGTATTATTGACCTTCACGGAACGTAAAACTCGTTATGATATTGTTCGCTTGATTGAAGGCAAAGATGCTGATTCGGTATCGTATGCACTTAAGGGAATTTGTGCTGAATTTGGTGATCTTATTAAATCTGTTACTGCTGACAACGGAACGGAGTTCACAGCCTTGAATGCAGTCTTAGACGGCGTAGCTGACATCTATTATGCCCATCCGTATAGTTCCTTTGAAAGAGCAACCAATGAAACTCATAACCGCATGATTAGACGATATTTACCTAAGGGACACTCATTAGATACGATTGGTCCCAAGACGGTTTCAATGGTTGAAAGTCGTCTTAACCAATTACCGCGACGTATCTTGAAGTATCAAACCCCAAAAGAAGCTTTTCAAATTGAAGCAGCACGTATTCGTAAATCATGTAGTGCGTAG